A stretch of the Filimonas lacunae genome encodes the following:
- the pckA gene encoding phosphoenolpyruvate carboxykinase (ATP) has protein sequence MSSIITIAAPAVPLTEMGISCPVIHYQLSPYELVDQALQNHEGVLNDTGALCINTGEFTGRSPKDKFIVKDALTAETVNWNNFNQPISAASFLQLKKEMLIYLNKKQEVWVRDCYACATPAFRLSLRVVTETASANLFAYNMFLRPEEEDIDFFKPEWQIIHAPGFTATAAVHGTNQHNFAIISFTDKTILIGGTGYTGEMKKGVFTVLNYLLPQNKHTLSMHCSANVGKAGDVALFFGLSGTGKTTLSADPSRSLIGDDEHGWNHNHVFNFEGGCYAKCIDLDVEKEPDIFHAIRNGALLENIVFKPGSQQVNFADKTITENTRVSYPLHYIPGSVEPSIGTIPKNIFFLTCDAYGVLPPISRLTPEQAMYQYISGYTARVAGTEAGVTEPKSTFSACFGAPFIPLHPAQYAAMLGQKLKDHKVNVWLINTGWTGGPYGVGKRMQLKYTRAMITAALKGDLDRVTFEKHPIFGIAIPSSCPGVPTELLNPRSTWPDVAAYDAAAQKLAIAFNDNFKQYADRVSPEILAAAPLAF, from the coding sequence ATGTCTTCGATTATCACGATTGCCGCTCCTGCTGTTCCGCTAACCGAAATGGGTATATCCTGTCCTGTGATCCATTATCAGCTATCTCCCTACGAACTGGTTGATCAGGCCTTACAAAACCACGAAGGTGTATTAAATGATACCGGTGCGCTTTGCATCAACACTGGTGAGTTTACAGGTCGTAGTCCTAAGGATAAGTTTATAGTAAAAGATGCGCTCACTGCCGAAACGGTAAACTGGAACAATTTTAACCAGCCTATTAGTGCTGCTTCTTTTTTACAGTTGAAAAAAGAAATGCTGATTTACCTGAATAAAAAGCAGGAAGTGTGGGTAAGAGATTGCTATGCCTGCGCCACGCCTGCCTTTCGCTTAAGCCTGCGTGTGGTTACAGAAACCGCCAGTGCCAACCTGTTTGCCTATAATATGTTTTTACGTCCCGAAGAGGAAGACATTGACTTTTTTAAACCAGAATGGCAGATCATACATGCACCAGGCTTTACCGCCACTGCTGCTGTACACGGCACCAACCAACACAACTTTGCCATTATTTCTTTTACCGATAAAACCATTCTGATAGGTGGCACGGGCTACACAGGAGAAATGAAAAAAGGCGTGTTTACGGTATTAAACTATCTGCTGCCACAAAACAAACACACGTTAAGCATGCACTGCAGCGCCAATGTAGGCAAAGCCGGTGATGTTGCGTTGTTCTTTGGCCTGAGTGGTACCGGTAAAACCACTTTGAGCGCCGACCCTTCCCGTAGCCTGATAGGTGATGACGAACATGGCTGGAACCATAACCATGTGTTTAACTTTGAAGGGGGCTGTTATGCCAAGTGTATTGACCTGGATGTGGAAAAAGAACCCGATATTTTTCACGCCATCAGAAACGGTGCATTGCTGGAAAACATTGTATTTAAACCAGGTAGCCAACAGGTAAATTTTGCCGATAAAACCATCACCGAAAATACAAGGGTAAGCTATCCCCTGCATTATATACCCGGCTCGGTAGAGCCCAGTATTGGAACCATTCCTAAAAACATCTTCTTTTTAACCTGCGATGCCTATGGGGTATTACCGCCTATCAGCCGGTTAACACCCGAGCAGGCCATGTATCAATACATTAGTGGTTATACCGCCCGTGTTGCCGGTACGGAAGCCGGGGTTACCGAACCTAAATCTACATTTAGCGCCTGTTTTGGTGCTCCGTTTATCCCGTTGCACCCTGCTCAATACGCTGCTATGCTGGGACAAAAATTAAAAGACCACAAAGTAAATGTATGGCTAATCAATACCGGCTGGACCGGCGGGCCTTATGGCGTAGGTAAGCGCATGCAGCTGAAATATACGCGTGCTATGATCACCGCTGCGTTAAAAGGTGATTTAGACAGAGTTACGTTTGAAAAGCATCCCATTTTTGGCATAGCCATTCCTTCCAGTTGCCCGGGAGTGCCAACAGAATTATTAAACCCACGCAGCACCTGGCCGGATGTTGCTGCCTACGATGCTGCAGCACAAAAACTGGCCATTGCTTTTAATGATAATTTCAAGCAGTATGCGGACAGGGTTTCACCAGAAATTTTAGCTGCTGCGCCTTTGGCTTTTTAG
- a CDS encoding deoxynucleoside kinase, with translation MVKTNKPKHVAVAGNIGAGKTTLTEILSKHYRWIPQFEDVDHNPYLMDFYEDMPRWSFNLQIFFLNSRLNQLLEIHRGTETVIQDRTIYEDANIFAPNLHEMGLMSKRDFENYYQFFQTLKSMVQPPDLLIYLKASVPTLVGQIQKRGREYEENIRLDYLKKLNELYNKWIDSYTEGPVLIIDVDKNKFVEKEEDLGEIISKVDGMLFGLF, from the coding sequence ATGGTTAAAACCAACAAACCCAAGCATGTTGCCGTAGCCGGTAACATAGGTGCAGGTAAAACCACGCTTACCGAAATACTCAGTAAGCATTACCGCTGGATTCCGCAGTTTGAAGATGTAGATCACAACCCCTACCTGATGGACTTTTATGAAGACATGCCGAGGTGGAGTTTTAACCTGCAAATCTTCTTCCTGAATAGCCGCTTAAATCAATTACTGGAAATTCATAGAGGTACCGAAACTGTAATACAGGATCGCACCATTTATGAAGATGCCAATATATTCGCTCCCAACCTGCACGAAATGGGGTTGATGAGCAAGCGCGATTTTGAAAACTATTACCAGTTTTTTCAAACGCTGAAATCGATGGTGCAGCCGCCCGATTTATTAATTTATCTGAAAGCTTCTGTTCCTACCCTGGTGGGACAGATTCAGAAACGCGGTCGCGAATACGAAGAAAACATCCGCCTGGATTACCTGAAAAAGCTAAACGAGCTTTATAATAAATGGATCGACAGCTATACAGAAGGTCCTGTGCTGATTATCGACGTAGATAAGAATAAGTTTGTGGAGAAGGAAGAAGATCTGGGTGAGATCATCAGTAAAGTGGATGGTATGTTATTCGGATTGTTCTAA
- a CDS encoding translocation/assembly module TamB domain-containing protein produces MLIQTETVQNFIIRKVTTRLSKDLNTEVRIDHVSLTFFNKMNLEGTLIKDLNKDTLLYAGKLKIRITDWFFWKTKADLKYVGLEDAVIHTSRKDNIWNYQFIIDHFASTDTLPKKEKKSTLDLNLKKVDLKNVDYISNDLWVGERMQVKLGSLLLDADKIDFSKKIFQVNDVTIDKPYFTIQDFDGLRPPKKSTGQPVKDTGMYFNGADILVQAGHIKITNGFFSIGKQVPNSDPGWFDGSNIVFSNINTLITGYTFIKDTMRANINIAAKERSGLDVKQLKAQFRFTPQIMEFNKLDLRTNKSHLHNYYAMKYRDFNDDMGEYIDNVVMEARFNSSDVHSDDIAYFAPELRTWHKQVTMSGRFNGTVADFNVKDMFMRGGDATYLSGDFGMKGLPDIDKTNITLTKGVAQTNYANATAWLPPIKGVTNPNLAALGNVQFRGDFKGTIHSFTTTGNISTALGGCYTNTTLRLPVKGEPTYEGNITTQQFNLGKFIDVPSIGRVSFNGKIAGSSFDLDKIKTSLDGSFNQFEFNDYSYTNLIFNGNIQKKNFDGEFKANDPNFSFTSNIQIDLKDSVPHVNILGDLAQSNLQALHFTNTDFRLTGLFDLDFYGLNIDQFMGSAKLLNAGLIHDSTRLSFDSLTITANYDTANRRVLAVTSNEFDVLIRGRYTLLDLPNSFQLFLNKYFPSYFKAPAQTPKDQRFMVTLKTRNFESYTRVLDPKLSGLNNATLMGAINTQDSGTFFLRTNIPYVKYDSYMLENARLQGRGDSIKLKLSGDVGKVYVGDSLFFPNTTLNIQSEKDHSDIKIKTSANTTLNNAELNADVYTLEDGVRINFQPSSFVVNDKNWMLEKEGELIIRQNFASASNVRFTQGFQEMTVETEEDEGTNNSTLVLKLKDVNLGDFTPLFTKKPRMEGIANGNIHMHDFFGKFKLDGDLRADQFRLNDDSVGVVLLKGDYNSVTGKAGFNMTSDNASYRLNAKGSYNVKDSTGNPLEIETDLKEVKVTILNQLLEGLFSNITGIASGNLKVSGDPNAPELLGKLTLRNSGLKVDYTQVYYYIDSAVIRFEEDGINFGQFGIRDIRNNKGTVKGKLYEKGFSNMRFDFDMSTPQLLLLDTKAKDNQQFYGHAVGKATLALKGPLENMRMSIAGEVTDTTHIFIPSSVSKETAEADFIVFKKYGTEIQQEVNSSTARLSMDLDLTANNQATIDVILDELTGDVITATGNGRLQINVPATGAMTMKGRYNIESGRYNFNFQSFIRKPFILMQNAGSFIEWNGNPYDAILNIDAQYIAERVTLNELLSNQALNLSNSKGSLMGYRGQVYVIAELRGKLSRPDIGFKIDFPPNSVVKNDNDLQLLLTRIENEPNEMLKQVTYLIVFNSFAPYGEARTGANAGAIGFNTISAVLTSELNKLVSNFLYKITGDKSLNFDVGTSFYSSASLFGNTETGNSKLDRQNITLKVNKSLLDGKLIVTFGSDLDFNLSNTQAAQSGNFQWLPDIRVEIVLSRDRKLRAVVFNKSSMDVGAGSTTGIGRRNRQGVSISYTRDFEKIFGDKPKPQKVPKP; encoded by the coding sequence TTGTTAATTCAGACCGAAACTGTACAAAACTTCATCATACGCAAGGTTACCACCCGGTTGTCGAAAGATTTGAATACCGAAGTGCGTATTGACCATGTAAGCCTTACTTTCTTTAATAAGATGAACCTGGAAGGTACTCTTATCAAAGATTTGAATAAAGACACTTTGCTGTATGCCGGCAAACTGAAAATACGGATTACAGATTGGTTTTTCTGGAAAACAAAGGCAGATTTGAAATATGTAGGGTTAGAAGACGCGGTTATCCATACCTCCCGTAAGGACAATATCTGGAATTACCAGTTTATCATTGATCACTTTGCATCTACCGACACCCTGCCTAAAAAGGAAAAGAAAAGCACACTGGACCTGAACCTGAAAAAGGTGGATTTAAAAAATGTGGATTATATCAGCAACGACCTGTGGGTGGGTGAAAGAATGCAGGTAAAGCTGGGTAGCCTGTTACTGGATGCGGATAAGATTGATTTTTCTAAAAAGATATTCCAGGTAAATGATGTTACTATTGACAAGCCCTACTTTACCATACAGGACTTCGATGGTTTGCGTCCTCCCAAAAAATCTACGGGTCAGCCAGTAAAAGATACCGGCATGTATTTTAACGGGGCCGACATACTGGTGCAGGCGGGGCATATTAAAATTACCAACGGCTTTTTTTCCATAGGCAAGCAGGTGCCCAACTCCGATCCCGGATGGTTTGACGGGTCAAATATTGTGTTCTCGAATATCAACACCCTGATTACGGGCTACACGTTTATTAAAGACACCATGCGGGCCAATATTAATATAGCTGCTAAAGAGCGTTCGGGCCTGGATGTAAAACAGCTGAAAGCCCAGTTCAGGTTTACGCCCCAGATTATGGAGTTTAACAAGCTGGACCTGCGCACCAACAAATCGCACCTGCATAATTACTATGCTATGAAGTATCGTGACTTTAACGATGACATGGGCGAGTATATTGACAATGTAGTGATGGAAGCACGCTTTAACAGCTCGGATGTACACTCTGATGACATTGCGTATTTTGCTCCGGAGCTGCGCACCTGGCATAAGCAGGTTACCATGAGTGGCCGTTTTAACGGTACCGTGGCCGACTTTAACGTGAAAGACATGTTTATGCGAGGCGGGGACGCCACCTACCTTAGCGGCGATTTTGGCATGAAGGGGTTACCTGATATTGATAAAACCAATATTACTTTAACCAAAGGGGTTGCCCAAACCAACTATGCCAATGCCACGGCGTGGTTGCCGCCTATAAAAGGAGTGACCAATCCAAACCTGGCAGCTTTAGGCAATGTGCAGTTTCGTGGCGACTTTAAGGGCACTATCCATAGTTTTACCACCACCGGTAATATCAGCACTGCTTTAGGCGGTTGCTATACCAACACCACGTTACGCCTACCTGTGAAAGGTGAACCCACTTACGAGGGTAACATAACCACTCAACAGTTTAACCTGGGTAAGTTTATAGATGTGCCTTCTATTGGACGCGTAAGCTTTAATGGTAAAATAGCCGGCAGCAGCTTTGACCTGGATAAGATTAAAACCTCCCTGGATGGTTCGTTTAACCAGTTTGAGTTTAACGACTATAGTTACACCAACCTTATTTTCAACGGCAACATACAAAAGAAAAATTTTGACGGGGAGTTTAAAGCCAACGACCCTAACTTTAGTTTTACCAGTAACATCCAGATTGATTTAAAAGACTCTGTTCCGCATGTAAACATACTGGGCGACCTTGCACAATCTAATTTGCAGGCGTTGCATTTTACCAATACCGATTTTCGTTTAACAGGATTATTTGACCTTGACTTCTATGGCCTGAACATTGACCAGTTTATGGGGTCGGCCAAATTACTGAACGCCGGGTTAATACACGACAGCACACGTTTAAGCTTTGACTCGTTAACTATTACGGCTAATTACGATACCGCCAACAGGCGTGTGCTTGCGGTAACCAGTAATGAATTTGACGTATTGATCCGGGGCAGATATACCTTGCTGGATTTGCCTAACAGCTTTCAGTTGTTCCTGAATAAATACTTTCCATCGTATTTTAAAGCGCCTGCCCAAACACCCAAAGACCAGCGCTTTATGGTTACACTGAAAACGCGGAATTTTGAAAGTTATACCCGTGTGTTAGACCCTAAGCTTTCCGGGCTGAACAATGCCACGTTAATGGGAGCTATTAACACCCAGGATTCGGGCACTTTTTTCCTGCGTACAAACATCCCTTATGTAAAATATGATAGTTATATGCTGGAAAACGCCCGCCTGCAAGGTCGTGGCGATTCCATTAAGCTAAAGCTATCGGGTGATGTGGGTAAGGTGTATGTAGGCGACAGTTTGTTTTTTCCTAATACCACGCTGAACATACAATCAGAGAAAGATCACTCTGACATTAAGATAAAAACCAGTGCCAACACCACGCTAAACAATGCCGAGCTGAATGCAGATGTGTATACGCTGGAAGATGGTGTGCGCATTAACTTTCAGCCCTCTTCGTTTGTAGTGAATGATAAAAACTGGATGCTGGAAAAAGAAGGCGAACTGATAATACGTCAGAATTTTGCATCCGCCAGCAACGTACGCTTTACACAAGGTTTCCAGGAAATGACCGTGGAAACCGAAGAGGATGAAGGTACCAACAACAGCACCCTGGTGCTGAAACTGAAAGATGTGAACCTGGGCGACTTTACGCCCCTGTTTACGAAAAAGCCGCGTATGGAAGGTATTGCCAACGGCAACATTCACATGCACGATTTCTTTGGCAAATTTAAGCTGGATGGTGATTTACGTGCCGACCAGTTTCGTTTAAACGATGATTCGGTAGGTGTGGTGTTACTAAAAGGCGATTATAACAGCGTTACCGGCAAGGCAGGCTTTAACATGACCTCGGATAATGCATCGTACCGCCTGAATGCCAAAGGCAGCTACAATGTAAAAGACAGCACCGGCAACCCGCTGGAAATAGAAACCGATTTGAAAGAAGTGAAGGTGACTATTTTAAACCAGTTGCTGGAAGGCCTGTTCAGCAATATTACGGGCATAGCCTCGGGCAACCTGAAGGTAAGCGGCGATCCGAATGCACCAGAGTTGCTGGGCAAGCTTACGTTAAGAAACAGCGGACTGAAAGTAGACTACACACAGGTTTATTACTATATAGACTCAGCAGTGATACGCTTTGAAGAAGACGGTATCAACTTTGGCCAGTTTGGCATCCGGGACATACGCAATAACAAAGGCACGGTGAAGGGCAAGCTGTATGAAAAAGGGTTTAGCAACATGAGGTTTGATTTTGACATGAGCACCCCGCAATTGCTGCTGCTGGATACTAAAGCCAAAGATAATCAGCAGTTTTATGGTCATGCAGTTGGTAAAGCCACCCTTGCTTTAAAAGGGCCGCTGGAAAATATGCGTATGAGCATTGCTGGTGAGGTAACAGATACCACACATATTTTCATCCCCAGCTCGGTAAGCAAGGAAACTGCTGAGGCCGACTTTATTGTATTTAAAAAATATGGTACCGAAATACAGCAGGAAGTAAACTCCAGCACTGCACGCCTGAGCATGGACCTGGATCTTACCGCTAACAACCAGGCTACTATTGATGTGATACTGGACGAGCTAACAGGTGACGTGATCACTGCAACTGGTAATGGCCGTTTGCAGATTAATGTGCCTGCCACCGGTGCAATGACTATGAAGGGCCGCTATAACATTGAAAGCGGACGTTATAATTTCAACTTTCAATCGTTTATACGAAAGCCGTTTATCCTGATGCAGAATGCAGGCAGCTTTATTGAATGGAACGGCAACCCTTACGACGCCATTTTAAATATTGATGCCCAGTATATAGCTGAAAGGGTTACCCTGAACGAACTGCTCAGTAACCAGGCGTTGAACCTGAGTAACTCTAAAGGTTCGCTGATGGGCTATCGCGGCCAGGTGTATGTAATAGCGGAATTACGTGGTAAGCTGAGCAGACCGGATATCGGGTTTAAAATTGATTTCCCTCCTAACAGCGTGGTGAAAAACGATAACGATTTACAATTGCTGCTCACCCGAATTGAAAACGAGCCGAATGAAATGTTGAAGCAGGTAACTTACCTGATCGTATTCAATTCGTTTGCCCCCTACGGCGAAGCACGTACGGGAGCCAATGCCGGTGCTATTGGTTTTAACACCATTTCGGCCGTGCTCACCTCTGAGCTGAACAAACTGGTTTCTAACTTCCTGTATAAGATCACAGGTGATAAAAGCCTGAATTTTGACGTGGGCACCAGCTTTTACAGCAGTGCCAGCCTGTTTGGCAACACGGAAACCGGTAACAGTAAGCTGGACCGGCAGAATATTACCCTGAAAGTAAACAAAAGCCTGCTGGATGGTAAGTTGATTGTAACCTTTGGCAGCGACCTGGATTTTAACCTCAGTAACACCCAGGCGGCGCAATCCGGTAATTTTCAATGGCTTCCGGATATTCGTGTGGAAATTGTGCTATCACGCGACCGTAAGCTGCGGGCGGTGGTTTTTAATAAAAGCAGCATGGACGTAGGCGCTGGCTCTACCACAGGTATAGGCCGCCGTAACCGCCAGGGTGTGAGTATTTCGTATACCCGCGACTTTGAAAAAATCTTTGGCGATAAGCCAAAACCACAGAAAGTGCCCAAGCCCTAA
- a CDS encoding isoaspartyl peptidase/L-asparaginase family protein — MRKNSLSIVMSGVIAVVIMLWGMPAFAWQGGDSTRYVLVIHGGAGTIVKEQMTPEKEKAYRKGLQDALAAGNAILKKGGNALDAVEAAVKVMEDNPLFNAGKGAVFTNEGKNEMDAAIMNGSNLQAGSVAGVTTIKNPITAARAVMEKSEHVMMTGKGAEQFAAKSGCSIVPTSYFYTEERWKGLQRARQLDSAKTRLDHDSVHVLLKQPGNRDYKYGTVGAVALDTKGNLAAATSTGGMTNKKYGRIGDAPIIGAGTYANNKTCAISCTGWGEFFIRLVMAKSVSDRIELAGETLQQATNEMIMKQLSALGGDGGLIAVDKQGNIAMPFNTKGMYRGYIKASGETAIDIYIN; from the coding sequence ATGAGAAAAAACAGCCTTTCAATAGTGATGAGTGGGGTTATAGCAGTTGTAATAATGCTATGGGGCATGCCTGCTTTTGCCTGGCAGGGAGGTGACAGCACCCGTTATGTGCTGGTGATACATGGCGGAGCCGGAACTATTGTAAAAGAACAGATGACGCCTGAAAAGGAAAAAGCCTACCGTAAGGGCTTGCAGGATGCTTTGGCTGCCGGCAATGCCATTTTGAAAAAAGGCGGCAATGCCCTGGATGCTGTAGAAGCGGCCGTAAAGGTGATGGAAGACAATCCCTTATTCAACGCAGGCAAAGGAGCTGTGTTTACGAATGAAGGCAAGAACGAGATGGATGCCGCTATTATGAATGGCAGTAACCTGCAGGCCGGTTCAGTAGCAGGAGTAACCACCATCAAAAATCCCATTACTGCCGCCCGGGCCGTCATGGAAAAAAGTGAACATGTAATGATGACGGGCAAAGGGGCCGAACAATTTGCCGCTAAAAGCGGTTGCTCCATAGTGCCCACTTCTTATTTCTATACCGAAGAACGCTGGAAAGGATTGCAACGCGCCAGACAACTGGACTCTGCAAAGACCCGTTTAGATCACGACAGTGTTCATGTCCTGTTAAAGCAACCAGGCAACCGGGATTACAAATATGGCACGGTAGGCGCAGTGGCCCTGGACACAAAGGGCAACCTGGCAGCCGCCACCAGCACGGGGGGCATGACCAATAAAAAATATGGAAGAATAGGGGATGCTCCTATTATAGGAGCTGGCACTTATGCTAATAATAAAACCTGTGCTATCAGTTGCACCGGCTGGGGCGAGTTTTTTATACGGTTGGTAATGGCCAAAAGTGTGAGCGACCGTATAGAGCTGGCAGGAGAAACTTTACAGCAGGCCACCAACGAAATGATTATGAAACAACTGAGTGCCTTAGGGGGCGATGGCGGTTTAATTGCAGTAGACAAACAAGGCAACATAGCCATGCCGTTTAATACCAAAGGCATGTATCGTGGATATATTAAAGCGAGTGGTGAAACCGCTATAGACATTTACATTAACTAA
- a CDS encoding response regulator transcription factor — protein MIKVAITDDQAIVRYGVSRILENEPDITISGVYAGGESLLTGIAQTLPDVVLLDIQMPGKNGVELAGIITKLYPTIHIIALTNNDSPEQARDMLKQGCLGYLLKDTEPRILIEAIKAVNKGDQYIYDDLKKQLLSMLSQTQDNVITRREKEILHYIVDGLTNQQIANQLFLSLRTVENHRNRLLQKLGVKNTAALVKLAMQKKLV, from the coding sequence ATGATTAAAGTTGCGATTACTGATGACCAGGCCATTGTGCGTTATGGCGTAAGCCGGATACTGGAAAACGAACCGGATATTACCATTAGCGGTGTTTATGCAGGCGGCGAAAGCCTGTTAACCGGCATTGCCCAAACATTGCCTGATGTGGTGTTGCTGGATATACAAATGCCCGGTAAAAACGGGGTTGAACTGGCAGGTATTATTACCAAACTATACCCTACCATCCACATTATTGCGCTTACCAATAACGATTCGCCTGAGCAAGCACGGGACATGTTAAAGCAAGGTTGCCTGGGCTACCTGCTAAAAGATACAGAACCACGCATTCTGATAGAAGCCATTAAAGCCGTAAACAAAGGCGACCAATACATTTACGACGATTTGAAAAAGCAGCTGTTAAGCATGCTTTCGCAAACCCAGGACAATGTAATTACCCGCCGCGAAAAAGAGATATTACACTATATAGTGGATGGCTTAACCAACCAACAGATAGCCAATCAACTGTTTTTAAGCTTACGCACCGTAGAGAATCATCGCAACCGTTTGCTGCAAAAGCTGGGAGTGAAAAATACGGCGGCATTGGTGAAGCTGGCGATGCAAAAGAAGCTGGTGTGA
- a CDS encoding tetratricopeptide repeat-containing sensor histidine kinase has protein sequence MNGFQRLPHTLLYKLLLLILLHAINFNSPVQAQKYTATDSASITTLLQEAALITDNSPKQAYEILQKALNQSEKVRFYRGRIKALTRLGNWYFGNDVNTAIVYGNRAMYLYDSSNLNDINVKAPIDVLLAEAYDEKGKQDSSAYFFYRLSDEIESGHIKDANLEINVYIKLTVFWLHLDYDSTTIKNTIGKYVQTATAIAASLPENDQNRYNSYFLKGLYFTATLQYDSSRYYFEQYLLKHKGINLPRRISTLLNTADCYLLSNRPAKALPYIEQVRQLGNNPQYKTSLAFFLSIADLMRDKVLFQEKKYAEVTPLLEEYISGTKRSGNLLRHDVVDAHQMLAECYEHAGNYQKALEENKAHLRLRDQMVRKDKLDMVNRLEVRFRIAQKDKELAVQKLAITEAQNKMRRKNFWIGIITLIALGLTAIFVLLHRNSLHKQGLQQEKINGFQKQMEIIRLNATITGEEKERKRLARELHDGIGGILAAAKINFELAGKTEAIREEADFKDGLKLLEEAATELRQTAHNMLPDVLESKGLLQALRLFCVKMGNNSETELIFQHYGIEKKFNTIFELSIYRIVQELVHNVVKHAKAKHAIIQMEYTGNGLSITIEDDGVGMPENITEQTRGIGLTNIYDRVQHAGGIIDIHSSPDSGTSIYLEFEKKPDITNEND, from the coding sequence ATGAACGGATTTCAAAGACTTCCTCATACGCTACTGTATAAACTATTGTTGCTTATACTCTTACATGCAATTAATTTCAATTCACCTGTTCAGGCCCAAAAATATACTGCAACGGATAGCGCATCTATTACTACATTATTGCAGGAAGCTGCCCTTATAACAGATAACAGTCCCAAACAAGCTTATGAAATACTACAGAAAGCATTAAATCAAAGTGAAAAAGTTCGCTTTTACCGGGGACGAATAAAAGCACTCACTCGCCTGGGTAACTGGTATTTTGGCAATGATGTAAACACTGCTATTGTGTATGGCAACCGGGCCATGTATTTGTACGATTCCAGCAACCTGAACGACATTAATGTAAAAGCGCCTATTGATGTATTGCTGGCAGAAGCCTACGATGAAAAGGGCAAGCAAGATTCATCGGCTTATTTCTTTTACCGTTTAAGTGATGAAATTGAAAGTGGGCATATTAAAGATGCCAACCTGGAAATAAATGTATACATCAAGCTTACTGTATTCTGGCTACATCTTGATTACGACAGCACCACTATTAAAAATACTATTGGCAAATATGTGCAAACAGCTACCGCAATTGCTGCTTCTTTACCCGAAAACGATCAAAACCGTTACAACAGTTATTTTTTAAAAGGGTTGTACTTTACGGCCACTCTCCAGTACGATTCATCCCGGTATTACTTTGAACAATACCTGCTGAAGCACAAAGGAATAAACCTGCCACGTAGAATATCCACGCTGCTAAATACAGCCGATTGTTATTTGCTGTCGAACAGGCCCGCTAAAGCATTGCCTTATATTGAACAGGTACGACAATTGGGAAATAACCCACAATACAAGACTTCCCTGGCTTTTTTTTTAAGTATTGCCGATTTAATGCGTGATAAGGTTTTATTCCAGGAAAAGAAATATGCCGAAGTAACCCCACTATTGGAAGAATATATTTCGGGCACCAAGCGCAGCGGCAATTTGCTGCGCCACGATGTGGTAGATGCACATCAAATGCTGGCTGAATGTTATGAGCATGCCGGCAATTACCAGAAAGCACTGGAAGAAAACAAAGCCCATCTTCGCTTGCGCGATCAAATGGTACGCAAAGACAAGCTGGATATGGTAAACCGGTTAGAGGTACGTTTTAGGATAGCACAGAAAGACAAGGAACTGGCCGTGCAAAAACTGGCTATTACCGAGGCGCAAAACAAAATGCGCCGAAAAAACTTCTGGATAGGAATTATTACGTTAATAGCCCTGGGACTTACCGCCATTTTTGTGTTACTGCACCGCAACAGTTTACATAAACAAGGTTTACAACAGGAAAAGATCAACGGCTTTCAAAAGCAAATGGAAATTATACGCCTGAACGCCACCATTACCGGCGAAGAAAAAGAAAGAAAACGCCTGGCCCGTGAACTGCACGATGGTATTGGTGGTATACTGGCTGCCGCTAAAATAAACTTTGAACTGGCAGGTAAAACCGAAGCCATACGTGAAGAAGCTGATTTTAAAGACGGTTTAAAGTTGCTGGAAGAAGCGGCAACCGAACTACGCCAGACAGCACATAACATGCTTCCCGATGTACTGGAAAGTAAAGGGCTACTACAGGCCCTGCGCTTGTTTTGCGTAAAAATGGGCAATAACAGTGAAACAGAACTTATTTTTCAGCACTATGGTATTGAGAAAAAATTCAATACTATTTTTGAGCTGAGTATTTACAGGATTGTGCAGGAACTAGTGCATAATGTGGTAAAACATGCCAAAGCTAAACATGCTATTATTCAAATGGAATATACCGGAAACGGCTTATCCATTACCATTGAAGATGACGGCGTAGGAATGCCGGAGAACATTACAGAACAAACGCGCGGCATTGGCCTTACCAATATTTATGACAGGGTGCAGCATGCAGGTGGTATCATAGATATTCACAGCAGCCCCGACAGCGGCACCAGCATTTACCTGGAATTTGAAAAGAAGCCGGATATAACTAACGAAAATGATTAA